The proteins below come from a single Natranaerofaba carboxydovora genomic window:
- the atpG gene encoding ATP synthase F1 subunit gamma, whose amino-acid sequence MQSTREIKRRISSVENTQKITRAMEMVAAAKLRRAQDRLERARPYEDAMRKSILRVINQLHGESHPLMEKNDTGEPCYLIVAADRGLCGGYNVNVVREANEHMEKEGVSSPRIISVGKRVRDFYKKRNYEVVSEYLDMPDNPTIEEAKKIAEPAMELFFNGEINELIIVYNEFQNALTQVPVARKLLPMEKDVIITEKDTEEELDIEEQLYAFEPSIEAILGEFLERYVENIVLLALLESKTSEHGARMTAMGNATNNADEMIEDLTKTYNRARQASITQEILEIVNGAEALE is encoded by the coding sequence TTGCAGAGTACAAGAGAGATAAAGCGGAGAATATCAAGTGTTGAAAATACCCAGAAAATTACACGCGCTATGGAAATGGTTGCAGCTGCAAAACTTAGAAGAGCACAGGATAGATTAGAGAGAGCAAGGCCCTATGAAGATGCGATGAGAAAGTCAATTTTAAGAGTTATAAACCAGCTTCACGGGGAAAGTCATCCACTAATGGAAAAAAATGATACGGGGGAACCATGCTACTTAATAGTAGCTGCAGATAGGGGCCTTTGTGGCGGTTACAACGTAAATGTTGTAAGAGAAGCTAATGAGCATATGGAAAAAGAAGGGGTTAGTTCGCCGCGGATAATTTCGGTAGGAAAAAGAGTCCGAGACTTTTATAAAAAACGTAATTATGAAGTGGTATCCGAGTATCTAGATATGCCTGATAATCCAACGATAGAAGAAGCAAAAAAGATTGCAGAGCCAGCTATGGAATTGTTTTTTAATGGCGAGATAAACGAGTTAATCATCGTTTATAATGAGTTTCAGAACGCCTTGACTCAAGTTCCTGTAGCACGAAAGCTTTTGCCCATGGAGAAAGATGTTATAATCACTGAAAAGGACACGGAAGAAGAGCTAGATATTGAAGAGCAACTTTATGCATTTGAACCTTCAATAGAGGCTATTCTAGGGGAATTTCTTGAGAGATATGTGGAAAATATTGTTTTGCTAGCGCTATTAGAATCTAAAACATCTGAACATGGAGCAAGAATGACTGCAATGGGTAATGCAACGAATAATGCTGATGAAATGATTGAAGACTTAACAAAAACTTATAATAGAGCTAGGCAGGCTAGCATTACTCAGGAAATATTAGAAATAGTTAATGGGGCTGAAGCCCTAGAATAG
- the atpA gene encoding F0F1 ATP synthase subunit alpha — translation MSIRPDEISDVLKEKIEQYEKQVDVFDVGTVLYVGDGIARIHGLDNAMFGELVEFPGGIYGMVLNLETDNVGCVILGDYLKINEGDEVKRTGRIVEVPVGEELLGRVVNPLGEPLDGKGPIEAKESRPVEVKAPGVIERQPVEEPLQTGIKPVDSMIPIGRGQRELIIGDRGTGKSAIVIDTIINQKDSDVICVYVAIGQKNSTVAQVADTLEKHGALDHTIIVAATASEPAPLLYLAPYAGCSIGEYFRDNGKHAMCAYDDLTKHAASYRELSLLLRRPPGREAYPGDVFYLHSRLLERAAKFSDEFGGGSLTALPIIETQAGDISAYIPTNVISITDGQIYLESDLFYAGQRPAINAGLSVSRVGGSAQLGAMKQVSGSLRLDLAQYRELEAFAQFGTDLDKATQERLERGKRTVEILKQDQYQPMAVEDQIIMIFTATYGYLDDLEVEKILTFEKYMLEYISNNNRDIKEEIRKGEKLSDEFLDKLAKVVEEAKEAFKKDPEMM, via the coding sequence ATGAGCATACGTCCTGATGAGATAAGTGATGTGTTAAAAGAGAAAATTGAACAATATGAAAAGCAGGTAGATGTTTTTGATGTAGGCACGGTGCTTTACGTTGGTGACGGTATTGCCAGGATTCATGGCCTAGACAATGCTATGTTTGGTGAGCTTGTTGAATTTCCTGGTGGAATATATGGCATGGTATTGAACCTGGAGACAGATAACGTTGGTTGTGTTATCCTTGGTGATTATCTAAAGATTAACGAAGGTGATGAAGTTAAGAGGACCGGAAGGATCGTTGAGGTGCCTGTAGGAGAAGAACTATTAGGAAGGGTTGTTAATCCTCTAGGTGAACCTCTTGATGGTAAAGGACCGATTGAGGCAAAAGAATCAAGACCAGTTGAGGTTAAAGCACCTGGGGTTATCGAACGTCAACCTGTTGAAGAGCCTCTCCAAACTGGAATAAAGCCTGTAGACTCAATGATACCTATTGGAAGAGGCCAGAGGGAGCTTATAATCGGGGACAGAGGTACAGGAAAGAGTGCCATCGTAATAGATACGATAATTAACCAGAAAGACTCAGATGTTATTTGTGTATATGTTGCTATCGGACAGAAAAACTCGACTGTTGCACAAGTTGCAGATACCTTAGAAAAACATGGTGCATTGGACCACACCATCATTGTAGCGGCAACAGCCAGTGAGCCAGCTCCGTTATTATACCTTGCTCCTTATGCTGGGTGTAGTATTGGCGAATATTTTAGAGATAATGGTAAGCACGCAATGTGTGCGTATGACGACTTAACAAAACACGCAGCAAGTTACAGAGAGCTTTCGCTTCTTTTGAGACGCCCTCCAGGAAGAGAGGCTTATCCTGGTGATGTTTTCTACCTACACTCCAGGTTACTAGAAAGAGCGGCTAAGTTTTCTGATGAGTTTGGCGGGGGTTCCCTTACTGCGCTGCCAATCATTGAGACTCAGGCAGGGGACATCTCTGCTTATATTCCAACTAACGTTATTTCAATTACTGATGGCCAAATTTATCTAGAGAGTGACCTATTTTATGCTGGACAGAGACCAGCCATTAACGCTGGACTTTCTGTTTCGAGAGTTGGTGGCTCAGCACAGCTTGGAGCTATGAAGCAGGTGTCCGGTAGTCTTCGCCTGGACCTTGCGCAGTACCGGGAACTAGAAGCATTTGCGCAGTTTGGGACTGACCTTGACAAAGCGACACAAGAACGACTTGAAAGAGGTAAAAGAACTGTTGAAATTCTTAAGCAGGATCAATATCAACCAATGGCAGTGGAAGATCAAATTATTATGATCTTTACTGCAACTTATGGTTATCTAGATGACTTAGAAGTAGAGAAGATTTTAACCTTTGAAAAATACATGCTAGAATATATTTCTAACAACAATAGGGATATCAAAGAAGAGATCAGAAAAGGCGAAAAGCTATCTGATGAGTTTTTAGATAAACTAGCCAAAGTAGTAGAAGAAGCTAAAGAAGCCTTCAAAAAAGATCCGGAAATGATGTAG
- the atpH gene encoding ATP synthase F1 subunit delta — protein sequence MSVGDRYATALFKVGKEKKILDTLEEGFTDLMSFYSEDKNFKKFFENPIVTNTEKKDFIQSIMKQQPIELKNFLKLLVDKNRENELLFIYFDFMDKVRQERNKVLCKVKTAYELTEDEKERLKEQLSNLTNKEVELENVVDNRIIGGIIIKVGDRVYDYSISGQLNQLRGNLEKTSLGKTG from the coding sequence ATGAGTGTAGGAGACAGATATGCTACAGCGTTGTTTAAAGTCGGTAAGGAAAAGAAAATTCTGGATACTTTAGAAGAAGGTTTTACTGATTTAATGAGTTTTTACAGCGAAGATAAAAACTTCAAAAAGTTTTTTGAAAATCCTATTGTAACAAATACGGAGAAAAAAGATTTTATTCAAAGTATAATGAAACAGCAGCCAATAGAGCTTAAAAACTTTCTAAAACTTTTGGTGGATAAGAATAGAGAGAATGAACTGCTTTTCATTTATTTTGACTTTATGGACAAAGTAAGGCAGGAAAGGAACAAAGTCCTTTGTAAAGTAAAGACTGCTTACGAATTAACTGAAGATGAAAAAGAAAGATTAAAAGAACAATTGTCAAACTTGACAAATAAAGAAGTTGAGCTAGAAAATGTAGTGGATAATAGAATTATCGGTGGTATAATTATAAAAGTTGGCGATAGGGTTTATGACTACAGCATTTCTGGCCAGCTTAATCAGCTTAGAGGTAATCTTGAAAAGACTAGTCTAGGGAAAACGGGGTGA
- the atpF gene encoding F0F1 ATP synthase subunit B produces the protein MVDIGYEFFLMLVNILILFYLLKRYLFKPMGDFLENRRQEIKNNLEEAEQKKEEAEKLRAEYEEKLENATSEAQQIIKEARSRGDELISEAKQDARKEADMMIEKAKEEIQMERNKAISTIKDEVADMTIQVAERIIEEKLDDKKHRELVEKYVSEVGEVS, from the coding sequence TTGGTTGACATAGGTTACGAGTTTTTCCTAATGCTTGTAAACATATTGATTTTATTTTACCTGTTAAAACGTTATTTATTTAAACCAATGGGGGATTTTTTAGAAAACAGAAGACAGGAAATTAAAAATAACTTGGAAGAAGCAGAACAGAAAAAAGAAGAGGCTGAAAAGCTAAGGGCAGAATATGAAGAAAAACTTGAGAATGCTACAAGTGAAGCCCAGCAGATAATAAAAGAAGCAAGATCAAGAGGAGATGAGTTAATTTCTGAGGCAAAACAAGATGCAAGAAAAGAAGCTGATATGATGATTGAAAAAGCAAAAGAAGAAATTCAGATGGAAAGAAATAAAGCAATTTCAACAATTAAGGATGAAGTGGCTGATATGACTATCCAGGTAGCAGAGAGAATCATTGAAGAAAAATTAGATGATAAGAAGCATCGAGAGCTAGTAGAAAAATATGTTTCTGAGGTAGGCGAAGTATCATGA
- the atpE gene encoding ATP synthase F0 subunit C, which translates to MVDGQSLVLAASAIGAGLSMIAGIGAGIGQGFAAGKGAEAVGRQPEAQGDIIRTMLLGAAVAETTGIYGLVIALILLFANPLLGML; encoded by the coding sequence ATGGTTGATGGTCAATCTTTAGTATTAGCAGCAAGCGCTATTGGCGCTGGACTTTCAATGATTGCAGGTATAGGTGCAGGAATAGGACAGGGATTTGCGGCAGGTAAAGGTGCGGAAGCCGTTGGTAGGCAGCCTGAAGCTCAAGGAGATATAATAAGGACTATGCTTTTAGGTGCAGCGGTAGCAGAGACTACAGGTATCTACGGTCTAGTTATAGCGCTCATTTTGTTATTTGCAAACCCACTTCTTGGGATGCTATAA
- a CDS encoding ATP synthase Fo subunit C — MLEVHEVVLAASAIGAGLAMIAGIGVGVGQGFAAGKGAEAVGKNKNKGRHITLVMLLGAAVAETSGIFSLVVALILLFANPLLGAEGIGLVIIASTLGAGFSMIAGVGPGIGQGFAAGKGTEATGARPKHQNGIVRVMLLGQAVGQTTGIYALVIALVLLFANPLLN; from the coding sequence TTGTTAGAAGTACATGAAGTGGTCCTGGCAGCTAGTGCGATAGGAGCAGGACTAGCAATGATTGCAGGTATTGGAGTTGGCGTAGGCCAGGGTTTTGCTGCTGGCAAAGGTGCCGAAGCAGTTGGTAAAAATAAAAATAAAGGTAGGCATATAACCCTTGTTATGCTGTTAGGCGCTGCTGTAGCAGAAACATCAGGAATATTTTCCCTTGTAGTGGCATTGATATTATTATTTGCAAACCCACTACTTGGAGCAGAAGGTATTGGCCTAGTAATAATTGCCTCTACCCTTGGTGCAGGTTTTTCTATGATTGCGGGGGTAGGCCCTGGTATAGGACAAGGATTTGCAGCTGGGAAAGGCACAGAAGCTACAGGTGCACGACCAAAGCACCAGAACGGCATTGTTAGAGTTATGCTTCTTGGTCAGGCAGTTGGACAGACGACAGGGATTTATGCCCTGGTAATTGCCTTGGTATTATTATTTGCTAACCCTTTACTTAATTAG
- the atpE gene encoding ATP synthase F0 subunit C, whose product MELINAFFEWLGQFDPRELILAASALGAGFAMIAGLGPGIGQGFAAGKGAEAVGRHRERGRQVTVVMLLGSAVAETSGIFSLVVALVLLFANPLLTMEGAGLVLAASTLGAGISMITGIGPGIGQGFAAGKGAETTGDHPERQGTIVRTMLLGQAVGQTTGIYALVIALVLLFANPLVAIL is encoded by the coding sequence TTGGAATTAATTAATGCGTTCTTTGAATGGCTAGGCCAATTTGACCCCCGAGAGCTTATACTAGCAGCTAGTGCTTTAGGTGCTGGATTTGCCATGATTGCCGGTTTAGGTCCTGGTATAGGACAGGGTTTTGCAGCAGGTAAAGGGGCGGAAGCTGTAGGGCGTCATAGAGAGCGTGGTCGCCAGGTCACAGTAGTAATGTTGTTGGGCTCTGCTGTAGCAGAGACATCAGGGATATTTTCTTTGGTAGTTGCACTGGTATTGCTGTTTGCAAATCCTCTCCTTACTATGGAAGGAGCAGGGCTGGTGTTAGCTGCCTCTACCCTTGGTGCAGGAATTTCGATGATAACTGGGATAGGCCCGGGCATAGGACAGGGTTTTGCAGCGGGCAAAGGAGCTGAGACTACTGGTGATCATCCAGAAAGACAGGGCACTATTGTAAGAACTATGTTACTTGGTCAGGCAGTTGGTCAGACCACAGGAATATATGCACTTGTTATAGCATTGGTACTTCTTTTCGCTAACCCACTTGTAGCTATACTATAA
- the atpB gene encoding F0F1 ATP synthase subunit A — protein sequence MENGTDFDPAVMFEVAGYQITETVTTTWVIMVILVVLAILTTRQLQKVPETNFQNIMELVYEGVEWLVDSTMGKENRSYLPYVGTITLYILIANLTGLIGVRQPTADLNTTFSLAFITFILIHASGIKSKGVGGYMRGFLEPLPFLLPLNIISELAQPFSLAFRLFGNMLGAIIIMYLLYSFAPIIIPVVPHMYFDIFAGVIQTFIFVMLTMTYISIAME from the coding sequence TTGGAGAATGGCACAGATTTTGATCCAGCCGTGATGTTTGAGGTAGCTGGTTATCAAATTACAGAAACAGTAACAACTACCTGGGTGATAATGGTTATACTTGTGGTTTTGGCTATTTTGACCACCAGGCAATTGCAGAAAGTACCAGAAACAAATTTTCAAAACATAATGGAACTTGTATATGAAGGTGTTGAATGGCTAGTCGATAGTACCATGGGGAAGGAAAATAGAAGCTACCTACCATATGTTGGCACAATAACACTTTATATTTTAATTGCTAACTTAACAGGCTTGATTGGAGTGCGTCAGCCTACTGCTGATTTAAACACGACTTTCTCGCTAGCATTTATAACCTTTATCCTAATCCACGCTTCAGGAATCAAATCAAAAGGTGTTGGGGGATATATGAGGGGATTTCTTGAGCCTTTGCCATTTTTGTTGCCTTTAAATATTATAAGTGAATTGGCACAACCCTTTTCTCTTGCATTCCGTTTGTTTGGGAACATGCTTGGAGCTATAATTATTATGTATTTGTTATATAGCTTTGCTCCAATAATTATCCCCGTTGTGCCTCATATGTATTTTGATATTTTTGCAGGAGTGATTCAGACCTTTATTTTTGTTATGTTAACGATGACGTATATTTCAATTGCTATGGAGTAG
- a CDS encoding ATP synthase subunit I, with translation MDKLVNLKIKVIRHSLFVFFIGTIIFTLVDFGPLLLGWVYGSILGMLSWLLLSKTLEKAVRFSPNKARIYAIFNYMLRYAVIFIALYVAMQRDDMHILTAVLGLMIPKVVILWNDLAIDYLRRKNLLPPQK, from the coding sequence GTGGATAAGCTAGTAAATCTTAAAATTAAAGTTATACGACATTCATTGTTTGTGTTCTTCATAGGAACAATAATATTTACCCTTGTTGACTTTGGGCCGCTTTTGTTGGGATGGGTGTATGGCTCAATACTTGGGATGTTAAGCTGGTTATTGTTATCTAAAACTCTGGAAAAAGCCGTGAGATTTTCACCTAACAAAGCCCGTATTTATGCAATCTTTAATTATATGCTAAGATATGCGGTGATATTTATTGCCCTATATGTTGCTATGCAGCGAGATGATATGCATATTTTAACTGCTGTTTTAGGTTTGATGATCCCTAAGGTAGTTATCCTGTGGAATGACCTGGCAATTGATTACCTTAGAAGGAAAAATTTATTACCGCCCCAAAAATAA
- a CDS encoding AtpZ/AtpI family protein, with product MRNLKYLALLGQVGIVMITPILGGILLGRYLVTQLDFWQPIPVVLAVLGVIVGFYNAFRLLMK from the coding sequence TTGAGAAACCTTAAGTATTTAGCCCTTCTGGGGCAAGTAGGCATTGTTATGATCACTCCTATTCTAGGGGGTATACTGCTTGGGAGGTATCTAGTTACACAACTTGACTTTTGGCAACCCATTCCAGTAGTATTAGCAGTGCTGGGGGTGATTGTTGGTTTTTATAATGCTTTTCGCCTCTTGATGAAATAA